The Dethiosulfovibrio salsuginis genome window below encodes:
- the fliG gene encoding flagellar motor switch protein FliG, protein MKGKQKGAILMVTLGNEVASQSYKHLDETSIEILTLEIANLRKVSSDQRMAVLKEAQELILAREYMAQGGVDYAREVLEKALGPERAQSLLSRITASLQVRPFDFMKHSDPQQLISFIQGEHPQTIALILSYLTPEQASAVIGRLSATMQAEVTKRIAKMDRITPEVLREVERVLERKFSTVIGQDFTMAGGIDSVVEIINRVDRGTERNIMENLEENDPELAEEIKRRLFVFEDISGLDDRSIQRVLREVEMKDLGLALKGATEDLKTKFTKNMSQRAADMLTEDMQYMGPVRVRDVEEAQQKIVNVVRALEDAGEIVIARGGEEELIV, encoded by the coding sequence ATGAAGGGAAAACAAAAAGGAGCCATCCTCATGGTCACCCTGGGAAACGAGGTGGCGTCTCAGTCCTATAAGCATCTCGACGAGACCAGCATAGAGATACTGACCCTGGAGATAGCCAACCTCCGAAAGGTATCGTCGGACCAGAGAATGGCGGTCTTAAAAGAGGCCCAGGAGCTCATCCTCGCCAGGGAATACATGGCCCAGGGAGGGGTGGACTACGCCAGAGAGGTTCTGGAGAAGGCCTTAGGGCCGGAGAGGGCCCAGAGCCTTCTGTCCCGGATAACCGCCAGCCTCCAGGTTCGCCCTTTCGACTTCATGAAGCACAGCGATCCTCAGCAGCTCATAAGCTTTATCCAGGGAGAACATCCTCAGACCATCGCACTGATACTCTCTTACCTTACCCCTGAACAGGCTTCGGCGGTAATAGGTCGTCTCTCCGCCACCATGCAGGCGGAGGTCACAAAGCGTATAGCCAAGATGGACCGTATAACCCCGGAGGTGCTCAGAGAGGTCGAAAGAGTTCTGGAGAGAAAGTTCAGCACCGTCATAGGCCAGGACTTCACCATGGCCGGCGGAATCGACTCGGTGGTGGAGATCATCAACCGGGTGGACCGAGGCACCGAGAGAAACATCATGGAAAACCTCGAGGAAAACGACCCCGAGCTGGCGGAGGAGATCAAGCGGAGACTGTTCGTCTTCGAGGACATCTCCGGCCTGGACGACCGCTCCATCCAGAGGGTGCTTCGAGAGGTGGAGATGAAAGACCTTGGGCTGGCCCTCAAAGGGGCCACCGAGGACCTCAAGACCAAATTCACCAAAAACATGTCCCAGAGGGCGGCGGATATGCTCACCGAAGACATGCAGTACATGGGGCCCGTTCGAGTGCGGGACGTAGAGGAAGCTCAGCAGAAGATCGTCAACGTCGTCCGTGCCCTGGAGGACGCCGGAGAGATCGTTATAGCCCGAGGCGGAGAGGAAGAGCTGATTGTCTGA
- the fliF gene encoding flagellar basal-body MS-ring/collar protein FliF: MDRFSDAKEKLALFWSSLLKWQKLTLVGVTGAVFLGLVAVVALSGSESWEPLFSGLEIRDEASIAAYLKENKIPYKLDPAANAILLPKDRVYEVRLELAREGLPKGGVKGYELFDDSKMGMSEFQQKIAYVRALEGELARTVTQIDAVDYARVNIVLPQPQLFLEQQQPATASVLIRLKKGTSINPEHIKAIVHLVSHSVEGLVPDDVSVVDTDGNVLSDMLEDDMFIYTDGTTRTVSSVQRELERQHEREMERKVRAMLERVFGPGSVVVRIKVDLDLDKKRNASKQFIPGPTGKGVIRSQQNMEESYVGTGGPAGGAPGTTTNIPGYAIATNGSGSGEYNKAETTTNYEITTHESESVETPGSVRRLTASVLVDGDLTAEQLEDIRALVAPAVGFSAERGDQIAIQSMKFSTTLADRMAEQLAAEQRQRMIVILAVLIILLVLLGIGSYLWYQKRRKQRLLDAARKTDDAGKVPSLQDLLTSPGMLEGQGEMAVLEEQIRNYALNNPEEFAAFVREWIVED; the protein is encoded by the coding sequence ATGGACCGTTTTTCCGACGCAAAAGAAAAGTTAGCCCTGTTTTGGTCGTCCCTCCTGAAGTGGCAGAAGCTCACTCTGGTGGGGGTCACCGGTGCTGTCTTTTTGGGATTGGTGGCGGTAGTGGCCCTATCGGGCAGTGAAAGCTGGGAGCCCCTTTTCTCCGGCCTGGAGATAAGGGACGAAGCCTCCATAGCCGCCTACCTCAAGGAAAACAAAATACCCTACAAGCTGGACCCAGCGGCAAACGCCATACTCTTGCCTAAGGACAGAGTTTACGAGGTGAGGCTTGAACTGGCCAGAGAAGGCCTCCCTAAAGGAGGGGTAAAGGGCTACGAGCTCTTCGACGACTCCAAAATGGGCATGAGCGAATTTCAGCAGAAAATCGCCTACGTCCGGGCCCTGGAGGGAGAGCTTGCCAGGACGGTGACCCAGATAGACGCGGTGGACTACGCCAGGGTCAACATAGTCCTCCCTCAGCCTCAGCTCTTTCTGGAGCAGCAACAGCCCGCTACCGCCTCGGTGCTTATCAGGCTCAAAAAAGGCACCTCCATAAACCCGGAGCATATAAAGGCCATAGTACACCTAGTCAGCCACAGCGTAGAGGGTCTCGTCCCCGACGACGTGTCGGTGGTGGACACCGATGGAAACGTCCTCTCCGACATGTTAGAGGACGATATGTTCATATACACCGACGGAACCACCAGAACCGTCTCCTCGGTACAAAGAGAGCTGGAGAGACAGCACGAAAGGGAGATGGAGCGGAAAGTCCGAGCCATGCTGGAGCGGGTCTTCGGTCCAGGAAGCGTCGTCGTCAGGATAAAAGTGGACCTCGATCTGGACAAAAAGAGAAACGCCTCCAAACAGTTCATCCCCGGCCCAACGGGCAAAGGGGTGATCAGAAGCCAGCAGAACATGGAGGAAAGCTACGTAGGCACCGGAGGCCCTGCGGGAGGAGCTCCAGGCACCACCACCAACATCCCGGGCTACGCTATCGCCACCAACGGATCTGGCTCAGGTGAGTACAACAAAGCGGAGACCACCACAAACTACGAGATAACCACCCACGAATCGGAAAGCGTAGAGACACCTGGGTCGGTCAGACGGCTCACCGCATCGGTACTGGTGGACGGAGATCTCACCGCAGAACAGCTTGAGGACATAAGGGCTCTGGTCGCTCCGGCGGTAGGCTTCAGCGCCGAAAGAGGAGACCAGATAGCCATCCAGTCAATGAAGTTCTCCACCACCCTGGCGGACCGCATGGCGGAACAGCTGGCGGCGGAGCAGCGTCAGAGGATGATAGTCATACTGGCGGTCCTCATAATACTCCTGGTCCTTTTAGGCATCGGCTCCTATCTGTGGTACCAAAAGCGTCGAAAACAGCGTCTCCTGGACGCCGCCAGAAAGACCGACGACGCAGGCAAAGTCCCCAGCCTTCAGGACCTTCTCACGTCCCCTGGAATGCTTGAAGGACAGGGGGAGATGGCGGTGCTGGAGGAGCAGATCAGGAACTACGCTCTCAACAACCCGGAGGAATTTGCCGCCTTCGTTCGGGAGTGGATAGTGGAAGACTAG
- the fliE gene encoding flagellar hook-basal body complex protein FliE, producing MDGVRLDLAKVGAQGFDLGREVRHKTAPVKPFEDVLKEAVIGVNDMQIEADVMVQRLALGDVDDVSEVVGSVQKAELAFRLMVQVRDKLVDAYQQLGRMPV from the coding sequence TTGGATGGCGTTAGATTAGATCTTGCTAAGGTCGGTGCTCAGGGGTTTGACCTGGGGCGAGAGGTTAGGCATAAAACCGCCCCGGTAAAGCCCTTTGAGGATGTCCTCAAAGAAGCGGTTATCGGGGTAAACGACATGCAGATAGAGGCGGACGTTATGGTTCAGAGACTGGCTCTAGGAGACGTAGACGACGTATCGGAAGTCGTCGGATCGGTGCAGAAGGCTGAGCTGGCCTTCCGGCTTATGGTCCAGGTCCGAGACAAGCTGGTAGACGCCTATCAGCAACTTGGCCGGATGCCCGTTTAG
- the htpG gene encoding molecular chaperone HtpG: MSVVKETYSFETEAKQILDMMIYSVYSNKDVFLRELISNASDALDKLHLQSLTDPDLAEVAGDPFIRIVRDQQDRNLSISDNGIGMTKDEIIAYIGTIAKSGTREFLERLKERREGDPAEMLIGQFGVGFYSAFMVADRVTLLTRKAGEEKGWRWESSGDGTYTLEEADRPTCGTTVTLKLKEADPENGLKDYTSQWVIQDIVRSYSDFVSYPIKMQVEKPKAEESGTVLEDQTLNSMKALWMKPEDQVSEEEYRQFYRHVAHDWKDPLERIVFTTEGMSQMHGLLFIPSQAPYDLFMRDGTSGVNLYVKRILIMEDCKDIVPSYLRFIRGVVDSEDLSLNVSREILQQDRQVRAIKKGVTRKVLQSLKKILSDDRDRYLTFWREFGTVLKEGLAQDDGNGDAIKKLCLFSSTAGQDLTTLEEYISRMKADQEDIHYITGPSVEILRNSPHLEALLEAGEEVLLLADPVDEIWVQGARFGEKSFKSASQGASEPKEEPEEDGTSLLSFIKETLKDTVKDVKISSRLKSSPACIVGDEDDMTPQMERIMKAMGKDVPEVKRILEINLSHQVLKKMTSLMEEDKGSLIPFCHVLYGQALLAEGGALKDPAAFSRHLSSVMEKALC; this comes from the coding sequence ATGAGTGTCGTGAAAGAAACCTACAGCTTTGAGACCGAGGCAAAACAGATCCTGGACATGATGATCTACTCGGTTTACTCAAACAAAGACGTTTTTCTCCGGGAGCTCATCTCTAACGCATCGGACGCTCTGGATAAGCTCCACCTTCAGTCTCTCACCGACCCCGACCTCGCTGAGGTGGCGGGGGATCCTTTCATCCGTATAGTCAGGGATCAGCAGGACCGAAACCTCTCGATCTCCGACAACGGAATAGGTATGACCAAAGATGAGATAATCGCCTACATAGGCACTATAGCCAAATCGGGAACCAGAGAGTTCCTCGAAAGGCTGAAAGAGCGTAGAGAGGGAGATCCTGCGGAGATGCTCATAGGCCAGTTCGGCGTCGGATTCTACTCCGCCTTTATGGTGGCCGACAGGGTCACTCTTCTCACCAGGAAAGCGGGAGAGGAAAAAGGCTGGAGATGGGAGTCCTCAGGGGATGGAACCTACACCCTTGAGGAGGCCGACAGGCCCACCTGCGGGACCACGGTTACCTTAAAGCTAAAAGAGGCGGACCCGGAAAACGGCCTGAAGGACTACACCTCCCAGTGGGTGATCCAGGACATAGTTCGGTCTTACTCCGACTTCGTCTCCTACCCCATAAAAATGCAGGTGGAAAAACCTAAGGCAGAGGAGAGCGGGACCGTCCTTGAGGACCAGACCCTTAACTCCATGAAAGCCCTCTGGATGAAGCCCGAGGATCAGGTATCGGAGGAAGAATATCGCCAGTTCTATCGCCATGTGGCCCACGACTGGAAAGACCCTCTCGAGAGGATAGTGTTCACCACCGAGGGAATGTCCCAGATGCACGGCCTCCTGTTTATACCCTCTCAGGCTCCTTACGACCTTTTCATGAGGGACGGCACCTCCGGCGTAAACCTCTACGTCAAAAGGATCCTGATAATGGAGGACTGTAAGGACATCGTTCCCAGCTACCTCCGATTCATCAGAGGGGTGGTCGACTCGGAGGATCTCTCTCTTAACGTCTCAAGGGAGATACTCCAGCAGGACAGACAGGTAAGGGCCATAAAAAAGGGAGTGACCAGAAAGGTCCTTCAGTCCCTCAAAAAGATCCTCTCCGACGACAGAGACAGGTATCTGACCTTCTGGCGAGAGTTCGGCACGGTCCTAAAGGAAGGGCTCGCCCAGGACGACGGAAACGGAGATGCGATAAAAAAACTCTGCCTCTTCTCATCAACCGCAGGGCAGGATCTGACCACCTTGGAAGAATATATCTCCAGAATGAAGGCCGATCAGGAGGACATCCACTACATCACCGGACCGTCGGTGGAAATTCTCAGGAACTCCCCCCACCTAGAGGCACTTCTTGAGGCCGGTGAGGAGGTTCTACTCCTGGCGGACCCGGTGGATGAAATATGGGTCCAAGGGGCTCGTTTCGGCGAAAAATCCTTCAAATCGGCCTCTCAGGGAGCATCGGAGCCCAAGGAAGAGCCTGAAGAGGACGGGACCTCCCTGCTGAGCTTCATAAAAGAGACCCTGAAGGACACCGTTAAAGACGTGAAAATATCCTCCAGGCTCAAATCCTCTCCTGCCTGTATCGTAGGCGATGAGGACGACATGACCCCTCAGATGGAGAGGATAATGAAAGCCATGGGCAAAGACGTCCCGGAGGTCAAGAGAATCCTGGAGATAAACCTATCTCACCAGGTCCTCAAGAAAATGACCTCCCTGATGGAGGAAGATAAAGGGAGCCTGATCCCCTTCTGTCACGTCCTGTACGGACAGGCACTTCTGGCGGAAGGTGGAGCCCTAAAGGATCCAGCGGCCTTCAGTCGCCACCTCAGCTCGGTAATGGAAAAAGCTCTGTGCTGA
- a CDS encoding transglycosylase SLT domain-containing protein, which produces MAVKSPPALALSLLLVLIFAPSGLAQSHVEKAKVLDEYIRNQYRSSYTVAKRAEPKPDERLKAIAKGFQRYNKEVSTSAGIQYAGYIMEACAQFGINDPALIAAMIVKESTVRPNARSRYAHGLMQINWNVHKKSIAAKFPWIKTLNDLMVPRNNILVGTWILSRYLNDSGGNMDKALHRYLGTSGTRYVRKIMGYKSTFKKELQRI; this is translated from the coding sequence GTGGCTGTAAAATCCCCCCCCGCCCTGGCTTTATCCTTGCTTCTGGTGCTGATCTTTGCCCCCTCGGGGCTAGCTCAGAGCCATGTGGAGAAAGCTAAGGTACTGGACGAGTACATAAGAAACCAGTACAGATCGTCCTACACGGTAGCGAAAAGGGCTGAGCCAAAGCCCGACGAAAGGCTAAAGGCCATAGCTAAAGGATTCCAGCGATATAACAAAGAGGTGTCTACCTCAGCGGGAATCCAGTACGCCGGTTACATAATGGAGGCCTGTGCCCAGTTCGGAATAAACGATCCGGCCCTTATAGCCGCTATGATCGTAAAAGAGTCCACCGTAAGGCCTAACGCCCGGTCCAGATACGCCCACGGCCTTATGCAGATAAACTGGAATGTACATAAAAAATCCATAGCAGCAAAATTCCCCTGGATAAAGACCTTAAACGACCTGATGGTCCCGAGAAACAACATACTAGTTGGAACCTGGATACTGTCAAGATACCTAAACGACAGCGGTGGAAACATGGACAAAGCTCTCCACCGATATCTAGGCACCTCGGGAACCCGCTACGTAAGGAAGATCATGGGATACAAGAGCACCTTCAAAAAAGAGTTGCAGAGAATTTAA
- the flgC gene encoding flagellar basal body rod protein FlgC — protein MKVFSTIDVAGTSLTAHRLWMDTISQNLANVNTTRTPEGGPYLRRVPVFQQILDEIGSDGKVKGGVKVAEIAKDESSAPRLVYQPDHPDSNDEGYVSMPNVSVVREMADMMVASRAYEANLAVTDSAKNMWNNALDILKG, from the coding sequence ATGAAAGTCTTTAGCACCATAGACGTAGCGGGAACATCGCTGACCGCCCACAGGCTCTGGATGGACACCATCTCCCAGAACTTGGCCAACGTCAACACCACCAGAACCCCTGAAGGGGGCCCTTACCTCAGGCGGGTTCCGGTTTTTCAGCAGATACTGGACGAAATAGGCAGCGACGGCAAGGTCAAAGGAGGGGTCAAAGTAGCGGAGATCGCTAAAGACGAATCCTCCGCCCCTAGGCTGGTCTATCAGCCCGATCATCCCGACTCTAACGACGAGGGCTATGTGTCTATGCCTAACGTCAGCGTAGTCAGGGAAATGGCGGACATGATGGTAGCTAGCCGAGCCTACGAGGCCAACTTAGCTGTGACCGACTCGGCTAAAAACATGTGGAACAACGCCCTCGATATACTGAAAGGGTGA
- the flgB gene encoding flagellar basal body rod protein FlgB, translating into MFDKTWKIMEKDLQGLSHRFRAVGQNLANVNTPGYARREVSFEDQLNDVINGPDRLPMASTDPKHMSTHAKSTEDVVPREDRIIDQLYRLDRNNVDPEIEMAKMTEARLGYTGMTRFLTKKVSIYKTAIGGR; encoded by the coding sequence TTGTTCGATAAAACATGGAAAATCATGGAAAAAGACCTTCAGGGCCTGTCCCACAGGTTCAGGGCTGTCGGTCAGAACCTGGCTAACGTCAACACCCCTGGCTACGCCAGACGGGAGGTCTCCTTCGAGGACCAGTTAAACGACGTCATAAACGGCCCTGACCGGTTGCCTATGGCGTCAACGGACCCTAAGCATATGTCCACTCACGCCAAAAGCACCGAGGACGTGGTTCCCAGAGAGGATCGAATAATCGATCAGCTCTATAGGCTGGACAGAAACAACGTCGACCCGGAGATAGAGATGGCAAAAATGACCGAGGCCAGGTTGGGATACACCGGCATGACCAGATTTCTCACCAAAAAAGTCTCGATCTATAAAACCGCCATAGGAGGACGATGA
- the codY gene encoding GTP-sensing pleiotropic transcriptional regulator CodY — translation MQDLLEKTRLVGRALQSRREGTKPDYSKLAKLLGEFSTANVYILSREGQIMGYSWVSQYHSEAIAAFLEKGYMPESFMERLNQQRETLMSKPDAYIFDDPKDKEEGPEKDALFVPIYGAAERLGTLMLVRFGDTFHTKDFVMAEYLATLVGIEILHDRTKVIEERARERLVVQMAMRALSYSEVESIKHIIRELGSYEGVVIASKVADRVGVTRSVIVNALRKLESAGIIESRSLGMKGTFIKVLSPLFIEELGLEFSQEEEE, via the coding sequence ATGCAGGATTTGCTTGAAAAGACCAGGCTAGTAGGCAGGGCTCTTCAGAGCAGGAGAGAGGGAACCAAGCCGGACTACAGCAAGCTGGCGAAGCTCCTAGGGGAGTTCTCCACCGCTAACGTCTACATATTGAGCAGAGAGGGCCAGATAATGGGTTACTCCTGGGTCAGCCAGTATCACTCCGAGGCCATAGCGGCTTTCCTGGAGAAAGGCTACATGCCTGAGAGCTTCATGGAGAGGCTCAACCAGCAGAGAGAGACCCTCATGAGCAAGCCTGACGCCTATATTTTCGACGATCCTAAGGATAAAGAGGAAGGCCCTGAGAAAGACGCCCTTTTCGTGCCTATCTACGGAGCCGCCGAGCGTCTTGGAACCCTCATGCTCGTCCGCTTTGGCGACACCTTCCACACCAAGGACTTCGTAATGGCCGAATACCTGGCAACCCTGGTTGGAATAGAGATACTTCACGACAGGACCAAAGTCATAGAGGAGAGAGCCAGGGAGAGACTGGTCGTCCAGATGGCCATGAGAGCCCTTTCCTACTCGGAAGTCGAATCCATCAAGCACATCATCCGTGAACTTGGATCCTACGAGGGCGTCGTCATCGCCAGCAAAGTCGCCGACAGGGTAGGAGTAACCAGAAGCGTGATCGTAAATGCCCTTCGCAAACTGGAAAGTGCGGGTATAATAGAGAGCAGGAGCCTGGGAATGAAAGGTACCTTTATAAAGGTTCTCAGTCCCCTGTTTATAGAGGAGCTTGGGCTGGAGTTCTCCCAGGAGGAGGAAGAGTAA
- the hslU gene encoding ATP-dependent protease ATPase subunit HslU: MPLNGNSLIPSAIVKYLDRYIVGQDRAKRAVAVALRNRMRRRLLEPELAREISPKNILMVGPTGVGKTEIARRLAELVNAPFVKVEATKFTEVGYVGRDVESMIRDLVEMSIQMVRKKMLEDVQEPAMEKARERVIDFLVPSRKPQGGGIPTFMSVMKGLSGDQQDAEPETPEEDRMRESTRSKLMDLLAQGKLDDREVEIEVQESHQLGIPMMGGMGMDEMGMNIGEMLGGLMPKKKKRRTMKVKDALRVLQGEEAEKLIDGEAATRLGLEKAQEEGIVFIDEIDKIVSKGSSGGHDVSRDGVQRDLLPVVEGCTVQTKHGQVSTDHILFIAAGAFHQTKPSDLVPELQGRFPIRVELEPLDKGQLSRILTEPHHSLLQQYEALLGTEKVKLVFTDDGVDEIASLAERMNAEMENIGARRLHTMIEQLLEEISFSAPERQGETLTLDRSMVQDKLGPLVKDSDVRRYLL, from the coding sequence ATGCCTTTAAACGGAAACTCCCTGATCCCCTCGGCGATAGTCAAATACCTTGACCGCTACATAGTAGGTCAGGACAGAGCCAAAAGGGCGGTCGCTGTAGCCCTCAGAAACAGAATGAGACGGAGACTGCTGGAGCCCGAACTCGCAAGGGAGATATCCCCTAAAAACATCCTCATGGTAGGGCCTACTGGGGTAGGTAAAACCGAGATCGCCCGTCGCCTGGCGGAGCTAGTGAACGCCCCTTTCGTCAAGGTGGAGGCCACTAAGTTCACCGAGGTAGGCTACGTGGGCCGAGACGTCGAATCGATGATTCGAGACCTGGTTGAGATGTCCATTCAGATGGTCCGAAAGAAGATGCTCGAAGACGTTCAGGAGCCCGCCATGGAGAAGGCCAGAGAGAGGGTTATAGACTTTTTGGTCCCCTCCAGAAAGCCCCAAGGCGGCGGTATCCCGACCTTCATGAGCGTCATGAAAGGCCTTAGCGGTGACCAACAGGACGCCGAGCCCGAGACGCCGGAGGAAGACCGTATGAGGGAGTCCACCAGGTCCAAGCTCATGGACCTCCTGGCCCAGGGCAAGCTGGACGATCGGGAAGTGGAGATAGAGGTCCAGGAGAGCCACCAGCTCGGTATCCCTATGATGGGCGGAATGGGCATGGACGAAATGGGCATGAACATCGGCGAAATGCTGGGGGGCCTCATGCCTAAAAAGAAAAAACGGCGAACCATGAAGGTCAAAGACGCCCTCAGGGTCCTTCAGGGAGAGGAAGCGGAAAAACTCATAGACGGAGAGGCCGCCACCAGGCTTGGGCTCGAAAAAGCCCAGGAAGAGGGTATCGTCTTTATCGACGAGATAGACAAAATAGTCTCAAAAGGATCCTCAGGAGGCCACGACGTCAGCCGTGACGGAGTCCAGAGGGACCTCCTTCCGGTGGTAGAGGGTTGCACGGTACAGACCAAACACGGCCAGGTCTCCACGGACCACATACTCTTCATTGCGGCCGGAGCGTTCCATCAGACCAAGCCCTCGGACCTGGTCCCAGAGCTTCAGGGAAGGTTCCCCATAAGGGTCGAGCTCGAACCTCTGGACAAAGGCCAGCTCTCCAGGATACTAACCGAACCCCACCACAGCCTGCTCCAGCAGTACGAGGCTTTGCTGGGAACTGAAAAGGTAAAACTGGTGTTCACCGACGACGGAGTGGACGAAATAGCCTCTCTGGCGGAGAGAATGAACGCCGAAATGGAAAACATAGGGGCCAGGCGGCTCCATACCATGATAGAGCAGCTTCTGGAGGAAATAAGCTTTTCCGCTCCAGAGAGACAGGGAGAGACCCTCACTCTGGATCGATCGATGGTCCAGGATAAGCTCGGTCCTCTCGTAAAAGACAGCGACGTAAGAAGATACCTGCTTTAG
- the hslV gene encoding ATP-dependent protease subunit HslV, with amino-acid sequence MFEGTTILCVRKGSTVAMAGDGQMTLGNQIIKSNTVKVRRLHGGSVLAGFAGSTADAMTLLELFEKKLDEHSGNLMRAAVELGKQWRTDRMLRRLEAMMLVADRQHTILLSGAGDIIEPEHDAAAIGSGAAYALAAARAYLECSDWTVDIIAKKSLGIAASICIYTDDVISMEVLR; translated from the coding sequence ATGTTTGAAGGAACAACGATACTCTGCGTCAGAAAAGGGAGCACCGTCGCCATGGCCGGAGACGGTCAGATGACCTTAGGAAACCAGATAATCAAATCCAATACCGTAAAGGTGAGGCGACTCCACGGTGGATCGGTGTTGGCCGGCTTCGCCGGATCCACCGCCGACGCCATGACCTTGCTTGAGCTCTTCGAGAAAAAACTCGACGAGCACAGCGGCAACCTCATGAGGGCGGCGGTAGAGCTGGGAAAGCAGTGGAGAACCGACAGAATGCTTCGCCGTCTGGAGGCCATGATGCTGGTGGCCGACAGACAGCATACGATCCTCCTCTCCGGTGCGGGAGACATAATAGAGCCCGAGCACGACGCTGCGGCCATCGGCTCCGGGGCGGCCTACGCCCTTGCGGCGGCCAGGGCATACCTCGAATGCAGCGACTGGACCGTCGACATCATAGCCAAAAAATCCCTGGGGATCGCCGCCAGTATCTGTATCTACACCGACGACGTTATATCCATGGAGGTGCTACGGTGA